In a single window of the Rhizoctonia solani chromosome 16, complete sequence genome:
- a CDS encoding Transposon Tf2-7 polyprotein, with the protein MSWLKLHNPTIDWPNKRITFNSQYCNNTCLSVSNSILGNVGGTPNHLEGIPEDLGGVEVIEPLEGIPRETGGTVDFPLESIPVELRNFAEVFSEDMKVTELPPHRPFDLGIDLIDPDKPVKAMVYPLKASDDEELRKLLKEQLDKGLIRPSKSKYGSPVHFVNKKNGKRRMVVDYRSLNANTVKNAYPLPLIQSLIEKLRGAKYFSTIDLKSGYNLVRIKEGDEWKTVFKTKYGLFEYLVMPFGLCNAPAAFQHFMNEIFRDILDVYVVVYLDDILIFSESRELHTKHLQEVLKRLQDNACYCNLEKCNFYASEVDYLGVIANGEGVKADPKKITQAVDWATPRSVKGVQEFLGFINFYRRFIHNFSKLAQPLYQLLQKNIPWEWGERQEVSFKALKQALIESPVLIQPDPYKEFFLECDASDFATGAVLNQKGSDDKLHPVAFLSKSLAPAKRNYDIFDKELLAVVRALKEWRHLLEGTVIPVKILTDHKNLEYFQTKRDLNQRQLRWMGFLADYNYRIVYRPGAQNRKADILSRREDHKSAVKGGGETPVLISPELFIAAIQTDSDLNDLIRDALHDDKAVHKILKSLEEDIPVKGWKIDNGLLYYHDWIYVPNEPEIRKAVLESRHDNPSTGHPGQFRTLDLLSRDYYWSGMKQSVTKYVQACDSCIHSKHSNRAPEGLLQNIDLPNKPWEEITYDLIVGLPTSEGYDAILTVVDRLSKMVHFIPTHSDATAVDVANLFVSFVWKLHGLPRKTILDRGPQFNAKFLRQVYKRLGIEPHFSTAYRPQVDGQSERLNQFVEIYLRHYINYRQTDWVASLPLAEFSYNNGKHSGSKHSPFYMCYGYNPDFTVGNTKESHVPQADDLADFLKEIQAEAKAALEIAARQNAQYYDLNRREATKLEIGDKVYLNSANIKTSRPSHKLEHKRLGPYKVLEKIGRNSYRLDLPKSMKVHPVFNSHPPVVTADGEEEYTVERILDSKKVGRQVKYLVKWKGYGPEDNTWEPKAHLANAPEKLAKFHREHPEAAGP; encoded by the exons atgtcctggctcaagttacacaaccctactatagactggcctaataagcgtatcacttttaattctcaatattgtaacaacacttgtctttctgtttctaattctatcctgggaaaTGTCGGTGGGACTcctaaccaccttgaaggcataccagaagacttaggaggtgtcgaggtaattgaacctcttgaaggcatccctagggaaactggaggtactgtggattttccacttgaaagtatcccagtagaactgcgcaattttgcggaggtattttctgaggacatgaaggtgacggaactgccgccgcaccgtccttttgatttagggattgatttaatcgatcctgataaacctgttaaggctatggtataccccttgaaggcatctgatgatgaggaacttagaaaactccttaaagaacaattggacaaaggattgattcgcccatccaagtccaaatatggttccccagttcactttgtcaacaagaaaaatgggaaaaggcgtatggttgtggattatagatccctaaatgcaaatacagtcaagaatgcgtaccctctacctctaatacagtctctcattgagaaacttaggggcgcaaaatacttttccaccattgacctgaaatctggatataacttggtccggataaaggaaggtgatgaatggaagactgtgtttaaaaccaaatatggcctgtttgaatacctagtcatgccctttgggttatgcaatgctcctgctgcgtttcagcacttcatgaatgagatatttagggacatattggacgtctatgtagtagtatatctagacgacatcctaatattctcagaaagcagggaattacatacaaaacatctccaagaggtactaaaaaggctgcaagacaatgcatgctattgtaacctggagaaatgtaatttctatgcgtctgaagtagattaccttggtgtcattgccaatggtgaaggagtAAAAGCAGaccccaagaaaatcactcaagcggttgattgggcaacaccgcgctctgtcaaaggggttcaagagtttttgggctttataaatttctatagacgcttcatacacaacttctcaaaattggcacaacccttataccaattactccaaaagaacataccttgggagtggggtgaacgccaagaagtgtcttttaaGGCCCTCaaacaggctctaattgaatcccctgtTTTAATCCAACCtgatccatacaaggagtttttccttgagtgtgacgcctctgattttgcaacgggcgctgtccttaatcaaaagggcagtgatgataaattacacccggttgcattcctatcaaaatccctagcacctgccaaaagaaactatgatatctttgacaaggaattactagcagtagtaagggctttaaaggaatggcgtcacctgctggaaggaacagtaatccctgtcaaaatactgacagaccataaaaatctggagtacttccagacaaaaagggatctgaaccaaaggcagttaagatggatgggatttttggcagattacaactataggattgtgtataggccgggcgcacagaatagaaaagcagatattctctctcgccgtgaagaccacaagtctgcggttaaaggggggggtgaaacccctgtgctcataagcccagagctttttattgcagctattcaaacagatagtgaccttaATGATTTAATAAGGGATgctctgcatgatgataaagctgtacacaaaatccttaaatccttggaagaggatatACCTGTTAAAGGATGGAAGATTGATAATGGCCTACTTTACTATCATGATTGGATCTATGTCCCcaatgagccagaaatcaggaaagccgtcttagaaagcaggcatgataacccttccactgggcacccaggacagttcagaaccctagacctcctttcaagggattactattggtcagggatgaaacagtctgtaacaaaatatgtccaagcatgcgactcatgcatacatagtaaacattccaaccgggctcctgaaggtctccttcaaaacatagatttacccaataagccctgggaggaaataacgtatgacttgattgtaggactccccacctcagaaggatatgatgcaatattaacagtagtggaccgcttatccaaaatggttcatttcataccaacgcactctgatgcAACTGCGgttgatgttgcaaacctctttgtatcctttgtgtggaagttacatgggttacccaggaaaaccatCTTGGACCGAGGCCCCCAATTTAATGCAAAGTTCCTAAGACAAGTCTATAAGCGGCtggggatagaaccacatttctccactgcatacagaccccaagttgatggacaaagtgaacgcttaaaccagtttgtggaaatCTACCTACGCCACTATATCAACTATAGGcaaacagactgggttgcGTCATTACCACTTGCGGAATTTTcatacaataatgggaaACACTCAGGTTCCAAACATTCACCCTTTTACATGTGCTATGGTTACAACCCAGACTTTACAGTTGGGAACACCAAAGAAAGCCATGTTCCTCAAGCCGATGACCTAGCAGACTTCCTGAAAGAGATCCAAGCTGAAGCTAAAGCTGCCTTAGAAATTGCAGCAAGACAAAATGCACAATACTATGATCTcaacagaagggaagcaaccaagctggaaaTTGGTGATAAAGTCTACCTGAATAGCGCCAACATCAAAACCTCAAGACCTTCCCATAAGCTAGAACATAAGCGATTGGGGCCTTAtaaggtcttggagaaaattggcaggaactcATATAGACTGGACctccctaaatccatgaaGGTCCACCCTGTCTTCAAC TCCCACcccccagttgtcacagctgatggagaagaggagtacaCTGTAGAAaggatcctagactccaagaaagtgggtcgacaagtcaaatacttggttaaatggaaagggtatggaccagaggataatacatgggagcccaaagcccacttagccaatgcccctgagaaattggccaagtttcaccgtgaacatccagaggcagctggaccttaa
- a CDS encoding Transposon Tf2-1 polyprotein, translated as MSTQPSTYVHADPNALSVPTNIQEIPVWAQEIKNLLLAMNQNLSLVIGQAAAHHTDIGTTQATLSNHDSSITNLDALIVKLGADIAKIGTAAASGSSLASATKAPKLATPDKFDGSDKNNAISFRVAVSHYLRISYPGSTVDEQIAFIISCLDGKAHEWLEPYLEEDIVKGNPVSWLHNLDAFWLQFNARWNVQNRTENFRAKLCTLKQTKGVQDYYKDFQTYSQGLGYNNPSLRDMFYDGLSHKIKETLMVQDYDHADASVTLATLAEKALKVDQRLEQFAAQHKGSSSSSNQSGSKSSTSTSAAAQGAPRDKLSVGEQVYAIVDGKAKKGVLQKVGQNAKGIAVPIVKWNDGTTMDVTFKSLKKDNHPATATSSTAPKASSSSSLRNSGPSPMDLDSASSKGKKPIICATCGGRGHYANQCPSKSYSGHEAHISEDELENGDL; from the coding sequence ATGTCAACCCAACCATCTACCTATGTGCATGCCGATCCCAATGCACTGTCtgtccccaccaatatccaggagatacctgtgtgggcccaggagatcaaaaacctcctcctggctatgaaTCAAAACCTCTCTTTGGTCATAGGACAAGCAGCTGCCCATCATACAGATATCGGCACCACTCAGGCTACCCTCTCAAACCATGACAGTAGCATCACcaaccttgacgccctaattgttaaacttggggctgatattgccaaaataggCACTGCGGCTGCGTCTGGTTCTTCCCTTGCCTCGGCTACCAAGGCTCCAAAACTTGCGAcgccagacaaatttgatggGTCTGACAAGAATAACGCAATCTCCTTTAGGGTTGCTGTATCTCATTACCTTAGGATTtcatatcctggctcaacagtggatgagcaaatcGCCTTCATTATctcctgcctggatggcaaggcccatgagtggcttgagccctaccTGGAGGAGGACATTGTAAAAGGGAACCCTgtttcttggctccacaatctggatgccttctggctgcaattcaatgcacgctggaatgtccaaaataggacaGAGAACTTCCGCGCCAAGCTGTGCACCCTCAAACAAACCAAAGGAGTCCAAGATTActacaaggacttccagacctattctcaaggtcttggttaCAACAACCCCTCTCTCAGGGAtatgttctatgatggcctatcccacaaaattaaggaaactctcatggttcaagattatgaccatgcagatgcctctgttactcttgcaactcttgcagagaaggcccttaaggtggatcagcgcctagagcagtttgcggcccagcacaagggttcctcctcctcttcaaaccaatctggaagcaagTCCAGCACCTCTacgtcagcagcagcccagggagcgcccagggataaactgtctgttggggaacaggtgtatgcgattgtggatggaaaggctaagAAGGGGGTCCTCCAAAAGGTTGGCCAAAATGCCAAGGGAATAGCAGTTCCAATTGTCAAatggaatgatggcaccaccatggaTGTTACCTTTAAATCTCTTAAAAAGGATAACCACCCTGCCACTGCCACCTCTTCCactgctcccaaggcttcctcctcctcctccttgcgcAATTCTGGTCCTTCACCAAtggacttagactctgcctcatctaaaggcaaaaaaccaaTTATATGCGCGacatgtggaggtaggggacactatgccaaccaatgcccctccaaatcctactctggccatgaggcccatatctctgaggatgagttggaaaatggggacctctga
- a CDS encoding Retrotransposon gag protein: MPGLGAMGETSLTPSQIQLGWSAPSSRTHTPAPAAVPPHVYSPMSFDQMLDCELLDMVAQNMIVLKKEFSQLQGAYEAQGDQLALLRAELEEHCKQLRNQHIFYSNQIQGAAASIQAVQDQLIHLSPSCSTAPPPPPAGTSTSTSTNPPPAPTSSNSDLKFAKPNKFGGKKEDALNFIIACQAYIRAKGANRSHEEKILWVTSYFEGAAEDWVRPYKERKVFRGEAVPLLENIDVFWAKFTKHYVDTNCDEKYRQKWNNLRQKASVQEYTWEFQQYSVSLGYSDKTLRNKYYDGLKNEIKDIMLSTMFQWRCATAQQVYDKAEEIANHIESTRLSNPSVSTVCATSTAVPTSTSNPTSACTCLNVGDNVYMIDPTTCRAKKGAITSIVRTTSGNMPNVRWNGETKDTMIPFPSLKKDERPAAAAPVKPIIAPVPVLASNSKGPGPMDLDGRGFANLTCHVCGGKGHFARNCPSKPMSGHVANVEWSWERPKEENRIEVVSDEEESGKGKAKAN; the protein is encoded by the coding sequence atgcctggtttgggcgcaATGGGAGAGACTAGTCTGACTCCctcccaaatccaattgGGGTGGTCTGCCCCTTCTTCACGTACTCATACTCCTGCacctgcggctgtgccgcctcatgtatattctcCCATGTCTTTTGATCAAATGTTGGATTGTGAACTTCTTGATATGGTTGCacaaaatatgattgtattAAAAAAGGAATTTTCGCAACTACAAGGAGCCTACGAGGCACAAGGGGATCAATTAGCTCTATTAAGGGCTGAATTAGAAGAACATTGCAAGCAATTGCGTAATCAACATATATTTTATTCCaaccaaatccaaggagcaGCTGCTTCCATACAAGCGGTGCAAGACCAGCTAATTCATCTTTCCCCTTCTTGTTCCACagctcctccacctccacctgctggCACCAGcacatccacctccaccaatcccCCACCTGCTCCTACATCTTCTAATTCAGATCTAAAGTTtgccaagcccaacaagTTTGGTGGAAAAAAGGAAGACGCCCTCAACTTTATTATTGCCTGTCAGGCGTATATAAGGGCAAAGGGAGCTAATAGATCCCATGAAGAGAAAATACTGTGGGTCACATCTTATTTTGAAGGTGCAGCAGAAGACTGGGTACGTCCCtataaggaaaggaaggtgttcagaGGAGAAGCAGTCCCATTATTGGAAAACATTGATGTATTCTGGGCCAAATTTACTAAACATTATGTGGACACAAATTGTGATGAGAAGTACCGCCAGAAATGGAATAACTTGCGGCAAAAGGCCTCAGTCCAGGAATACACTTGGGAGTTCCAACAATATTCTGTGTCCTTGGGTTATAGTGACAAAACCTTGCGCAATAAGTACTATGACGGCCTTAAAAATGAAATCAAAGATATTATGCTGTCaactatgttccaatggcgttgTGCTACAGCCCAACAGGTTTATGACAAGGCAGAGGAAATTGCTAACCATATTGAATCTACGCGCCTATCCAACCCCTCTGTCTCCACTGTTTGTGCCACTTCTACTGctgtccccacttccacttccaACCCCACTTCCGCTTGCACTTGTCTCAACGTTGGGGACAATGTCTACATGATTGATCCCACTActtgccgcgccaagaaaggcgccaTCACCTCAATTGTACGCACAACTTCTGGCAATATGCCCAACGTCAGGTGGAATGGGGAAACCAAGGACACTATGATTCCCTTCCCATCTCTAAAAAAGGATGAGCGCCCTGCTGCCGCTGCCCCAGTAAAGCCTATTATTGCCCCTGTCCCTGTTTTAGCTTCAAATTCTaagggcccaggccccatggACCTTGATGGAAGAGGCTTTGCAAATCTCACCTGTCATGTATGCGGCGGTAAAGGCCACTTTGCACGCAATTGCCCCTCAAaacccatgtctggacatgtggctaacgttgaatggtcttgggaaaggcctaaagaagaaaatcggattgaagttgtctctgatgaggaggagtcgggaaaaggaaaagccaaggccaactaa